Below is a genomic region from Vibrio nitrifigilis.
CGTTGGGCAAAACCGTAATTTACTACCGCGCCCTGATTAATATTCAGCGCATGTCCCCCAAATGTTCTCAAGATACAAGATTCAGAGCAAATACGTTGGCGCTGAAACAGCATTATAAGGTTACTTGAGTATAAAAAAGACAGAACCTTACGTTCTGCCAGTATTACGGTTTGTTTGCACGAAGAATCTAAGGCAGCTTAACAATAAAGTTAGCGCTCACCCATTGATAATGACCATCGAAGTAGATTTCTGCCCAACCGTTTGCCACTTTTAACACCTGGACATGTTCTCCACGTTTTAGATGGCCGATAATTGGTGCACCAGGACGAGGATTCGCACGTACATTCAATGCGTTAGCACGAACTTGGTATGGATGATGAGGGCCTTTAGGTTTAGCATGCGCCACCTTCTTAGCAGCATGATGCTTAGCTTTTGGCTGATGTGTTACTTTATGTCCCGCATTGCTCTTTGGTGTTGCTTTGTTCGCATGACCATTGCCTGGTTGACTGTGATTTGGCTGCGCTTTTTGCTGCTGAGCAGGTTGAGTCTGACATGGCTGACCTTGCTGGCATGGAGCGGCAGTTGCAGCAGTGGTTCCTATTGCGCTAAGTACAGCGATCAAAAGTAATTGTTTACGCACTCTATTCTCCTACATTGAAACTTTGCCAGTTTCACGATTTGTTCTTTATACGATAGGCAATACATTAACATTGATAGATTGGAATGCTAGCACCAAAAGTATTATTAACAATGAGTTGACTGATACGCTGCATCTGTAGCCGTTTACGTCAAATTGGTGTAATTACAGGGTTAGAGATTTAAAAAAGACGCCTTATTTTCTCTGAGCCTTTACTTTGTTGACCTTCATCTTCCATTTAAAAAAACCAGAAAGTCCTGAAGCCAACATAAACACTATCAGTGATATTCCAATGCCATCGAGCAAACCACGGTGATACATAAAATGGGACAGTACTTGAAATAACAATGCAATCGGAATCCCTCGTGCGAGCATATCTTTAATCAGGATTTGCTTAAAAATAGAAGAATTGAATTTGAGTTGAACTTGCTCCATGTGTTCCTCCTGAACAACCATACCTTGGCCCAAACTAACCAATGTAACTCACGTTAACATACTGTTTAATATCGCCAAACTTGGTTATAAAGGATAACGCTGTTTCTGAATTGGTTCCACAACAGAATCGCCATCTTTTCTATCGCATCGCGCACAATAAAAAATGCAGCCGATTGGCTGCATATAATCGTAATGCATTATTAAGCTGCTTGCACCGTCGGAGATTTTTTCTTTGTACCAGAGCCAATCAATCGTTTGTGTAACGCACAGATAGCACTATGATAATCGTTATCCTCAACGACGTACTGAACATTGACATTGCGCATTGAAGAATACGCCGCCATAGGGTCAATACCGACTTCCATCAATGCTTGCATACCACAGCTTAATGTAGCGTTAGTATTCATATAAGCTCCAATGGCTGATATTAAGGCAACCATCCTTCCGCTGGTTTTTGCATTCGGACAGTACTGCTTAGTACGGGCTAACACACGGTTTAATGCCGGAGTACTTCCACTTAAAAAATAGGTCATCGAATTGGCATTCATCTCATTCCCCATCAAGCGGACTTTTTCATCAGAAATAATTTCCATAACATCGTAGCTCACGCTATCTGTTTTACCGACCATACTTTGATCGAACAGATGCAATGCAAACACTTTGTCACGTCCGGCGATGATTTCTACCTGCTCGTCATCAGTACGGAACCGATCGGCTATCAAGGTACCCGGATGATCCGGTTCGAACGTATTTTTTATCCTCAAATCAATACCTTTCTGACGTAACCCTGCGGCGGCGTTAGGATGAATCGCTTCCATGCCTAAGTTAGCAAGTTGATCTGCCACATCATAGTTAGTTTGCCCCATTGGACGAACATGTTCAGGACCAACAATACATGGGTCTGCGCTGCTCAAATGATACTCTTTGTGAATGATCGCCTCGCTTGCTCCCATTAAAGCGGCGATACGACTGAACGTCATTTCACTGTAGCCACGATCATAGGTCTGCATCAAGCCTTCTTGGCAATGAGCGTAACCAGTAACAATGGGTAACTCGTTGCTTAAATCAATATTGGCGAACGCCTTTAAAATCACCTTATCCAACGATTCACTCTGCCCTTGGTTCCAACCAGACAGGTCAATAAAACGAGCGTTTATATTTAAGCTTTGCAGTTTTTGCACCGTGTTATAAGCGCTGTGAGCCTCTCCCAGCGAAGAGAGAAATTCACGGATCTGAGGGAGATATTGGCGTAGACTGAACTGACCGAATTCACAGGTTTGCAATAAACTATGTATACATTCAATTGCATCAGCGACGCGTGCACGCAAAAATTTATCAGCTTGAATGCGCACCATTGGATCTGCAAATAGGTTTTCATTAATTAGCAGCATGCGCTGCTCTAATTGATACATTGCGTCTTGCCAATTCTCATCACCATTGGCAACCATCTGGTAGATACCTGGTTTGCCGGTTTTTTTGCATTCTAATAGCGCGTTGGTCATCCCAGAGTAGGCAGACACAACGAACACACGATGATAAGGGTTACTCGGCTTTAAAAATATATTATCGAGAACGGCATCAAATGCCGACATCGACGTACCACCGATTTTTTCTACGGTGAAAGACATGGAGTCTCCTTTAATGATTGACAGTTTGTAAAGAGCGAAACAATCGGGCCGTGAATAGTCACGGCCCCACGTATATCTCTACTAGTCAACTAATGGATACACACCATCTTTATCATGAGTTTCAGCACCAGTCAGTGGTGGGTTGAACACACAAGCCATCACCATATCGCCTTTTTTATGAGCACGTAAATAGTGCTCATCATGCTTATCTAACACATACAATGTGCCAGGTTTAATCGGATAACGTTTTCCGCCGACAACTTCAATTTCACCTTCTCCCGACATGCAATAAACGGATTCCAAGTGATTTTTGTAATGAATATGGGTATCCGTTCCTTTGTAAATCGTTGTGATATGGAATGAAAAGCCCATTTGATCTTCTTTGAGTATCATACGGGTGCTTTCCCACGTTTCAGCCACTACTCGACGTTCACTCTGTTCGCATTCTTGTAAAGTTCGTACAATCATTAACTTTTCCTGTTATTTGTTTTCATTAAATGAGAGATATAAATGATGCTGCAATCGGCTAAGATGCCTGCTTGATCAGACGGGGAGCCACTTTGTCCACAGCTGATTTAAAGATCGCCAACCCTTTATCGAGTTCGCTTGCGGTGATCGTTAATGGACAAAAGAACTTAATGACTTCATCATCCGGTCCGGCAGTTTCGATCACCATTCCCTGATGAAAACATTCTTGGGTAATCTGATGCGCGACATCACCATCAAGACATTCAATGCCTTGCATTAACCCACGTCCTTTCACACCGTTAAACAGTGATGAATATTGCTGAGAGACTTTTTCAATGCATTGCGTTACTTGAGATGCTCGTTGATCAATATGTTGAGCAAATTTGTCATCCGCCCAATACGTCTCTAATGCTTTGGCCGCCGTCACAAACGCATGGTTATTGCCGCGAAATGTGCCGTTATGTTCACCGGGTTTCCATACATCATATTGTGGTTTATAAAGCACAACCGCTAGAGGCAGACCATAACCACCAATTGATTTGGAAAGCGTAACGATATCCGGTTTAATTTCTGCTGGTTCAAAACTAAAGAACGTGCCCGTGCGGCCACAGCCCGCTTGAATATCATCAACAATCAATAAAATATCGTGTTGTTTACAAATGTCACTTAGACGGCGTAACCACTGCGGTGAAGCTGCATTTAACCCACCTTCTCCTTGAACCACCTCGACAATCACTCCGGCTGGTTTATCTAAACCTGATGAATTGTCATCGAGCATTGCCGAGAATAGTGATAAGCCATCAGTATCTGCGTAGCCTTCATAAGGGATACGAGTGACTCCGTTTAAAGACATGCCAGCACCGCCACGATGGTGCTGATTTCCCGTTACGGCTAATGCCCCCAGAGAACAACCATGGAAACCATTCGTGAATGAAACAATGTTGGTTCTCCCGGTAACTTTACGTGCAAGTTTAATAGCGGCCTCAACAGCATTCGTTCCTGTTGGCCCAGTAAACTGCACTTTATAATCCAGCCGACGTGGCGCAAAAATATATCGCTGCATCGCCAGCAGAAATTGAGCTTTGGCATCTGAATGCATATCCAGACCGTGGGTCAGGCCATCTTGTTCTATATATTCCAATAACGCTTGCTTCAATATGTCATTGTTATGCCCGTAATTGAGGGAGCCAGCGCCAGCAAGAAAATCGAGGTAAGCATCACCTTCTTTGGTATAGAGGTGGCTTCCCTTGGCAGTAGAAAACACAACTGGAAAGTTGTTAGCGTAAGACTGAACATTCGATTCTTTCTGAGTAAATATATCCATAGTAATGGTGTTACCCTTATTGTTGTTTACGTGAATTAAGAGGAATTCGAAACAGATATTCGGTGTCGTGTTCGCCACAAAAATGGCGAGTTTGGTCAAGGAATGTAGTGACTTCACCCTGTTGGCCATGAGCACGTTCTAGCTTTTTGAACAAGCTCCAAGACCCTTGATTATCGCGAGTAATCGTTGTTTCAATGGCCGTAATATCGTGTAACGTTTCCCTATTTAAAAGTTCATTCAACATATCGAAAGCCAAACCTTTGCCGCGGGCTTTGGGGTGAACCGCGACTTGCCATATAAACAATTCATCAGGTTGATCTGGCTTGCGATAGGCAGAAATAAAACCAGCAACTTGTCCTCGGTATTCCGCCATAACGCATGTTTTGCGAAAGTGCGTCGACTGAAGAAAATTACAGTAAGCAGAATTTTCATCGAGCGGTGAACACTGCGCAATCAACGTGTGGATGGCGTGCCCGTCACTACGCTCGGGAGTTCGAAATGTCCAAGACTGTTGAACATTGTGCATTGTTTTTGGATATGCAACCCATGGTGATGTTGTAATCATTATTAACCACTTTTGTTTTGAACTCTAAACAATGTGTTTATTACACTAACAAACATAAATCGATTTTCAACCCCGGACTGATCACAAAAATTCAACATAAACGTGTAACACTTTGATTTTAATACACTTAAAATTATTAAAATAAAATAAGAACCTTTTGTTAAATGTTTTGACATATAAACAAAATACCATTCTAAAAAAGAAATACGAAACGTAATAGATATGTTAACCGTCACTAGCATTTTAGATAAATTCGCAATTTGCATTCGCAATTTGCAAACAAAAGTAAGAAGGGTAACGCTTAAGCGTCATTTTTTGGTAAAAAATAGCTAAAATAGAACGAAAATCGCCTTTAAAAAAGTTGGCACGGTATCTGCATTAATATTAGCGACCCTTATTAAGCCGAGGGTCACCTAGCCAACTGACGTTGTTAGTGAATAAAATTTGTTCACAAGTATATAAGCCAATCTTGATTTACGGTTGGCTCTTTTTTTATGTATTGTGGAATAAAACATCATCGAACCACACTCGATTAGAGCTTATCTCTTAGAGCATCTGTCTTCGCCGCACAGATAAAATCATTGGTATGAAGCCCGTGTACCGAATGAGTCCACCAAGTCACAACCACTTTACCCCATTCAAGTAAAATCGCTGGATGATGATTTTGTTGATCCGCCAAACCGGCAACTTGATCGCAAAATCGCCATGCTTGCTTGTAGCCATTAAAGGTAAATATTTTTTCCAAGCACGGCTGCTCGTCGGTGTATGTGATTTGCCAACCATTAAGTTGGCTCAGATACTCTTGCTGCTCTTGTACCGATAAAGCGGTTTCTCCTTTGCCATAGCAAGGGACACATTTTAGTTCACTTAGCATTTTCACAGCGCTCCTTTTAGCAAACCTTTTTGGTAAACAGAGGCTTAAACAGACCAAGCGCCTCTGCTTGATTAATCGCAGTGACTAAATCAATGTCACTGAGTTGATAAAGTTGTGCGATAGAATCTAGGTAATAATAGACAGGTTGAACAATATCGATACGATACGGGGTGCGCAAAATATCTAATAAGTTAAATGATCGACGCACCGCCTCTGATGACTCCAAGCTGTATAAGGTCTCCTTCGGGGATGAAAGGATCCCACCGCCATAGATACGAAGCTCACCAGCCTCTTTAATCAAGCCAAATTCAACGGTAAACCAGTAAAGTCGGGCTAAAAATACCCGCTGTTTATCGTTCAGCTTTATCCCGGATTGACCACACCAATGAGTAAAATGGGCAAAATCTGGGTTAGTCAACATTGCGCAATGACCAAATACTTCATGAAAGAAGTCCGGCTCTTGTAAATAGTCGATTTCATCTCTGCGGCGCATAAAGGTAGCAATAGGGAATTGCTGATGCGCCAATAAACTGAAAAATCGTTTAAAGTCGATTAGCGCTGGAACCGGTGTGACGCTCCATCCAGTGGCTGACTTTAACACTCGATTGATATCTGCAAGTTGGGGCGGCATTGCACTGGATAATTGCAATAAATCCAACCCATCAAGATAGGCGGTACATGCGCGCTCGGGCAAGAGCTTACTCTGTCGTTCAATTAAATAACGCCAGACTGACACTTCTTCATGGGTCCAAGTCATCTTGCCATCGCTGTCTATGGGTTTGGAATGGTACGTCGTCATCATCCCTCTCCTATTTTTTAATGCTGTATAAAGCATAATCCGGCTACAACAATAGTGATAAATTAGTCAATAAATTATTTACTGCTTGGATGTAAACAAATAGTGACATTGCGCAATATGGCTGTTTGACTTTAACCCAATCACCATCAACACTTTATCCATACATTCAGTCGAGTAGGAAAATAACCAATATGTCAAAGGCTTCACCGATTTGGACACCGAGTCAGGACAGGGTCGAACAGTCACTCCTATACGATTTTATGCAGATGGTAAGTCAACGCGAGAACCGCTCCTTCTCCTCTTATGATGAGCTGTATCAGTGGTCAATAACAGAGAGCAAAAAGTTTTGGCTCTCACTGTGGGAATATTGCGACATTATCGGGAATCAGGGTGAATGTATAACCGGAGATAATATTGTTTCTGAGCGAGATTTTTTTCCCGCACTCGACACAACTTGGTTTCCTCAAGCAAGGCTCAATTACGCGGAAAACTGCCTCTCTTATGCTTTTAGATCGCCCGAAGGAACGGCGATATGGTTTCGTAATGAAGGGGGCCAAACTCAGACCTACACATGGCAAAACCTCGAAGATCAGATTTCAAAGATTCAACAATGGTTGCTCCAAAATGGTGTTAATGCAGGCGATGTAGTCGCGGGCTATTTACCTTATATACCTCAATCCGTTATCGCTATGCTTGCAACAGCGAGCTTAGGCGCGATTTGGACCTCAGTGTCTCCCGATCTTGGCGTTGAGGCTGTCACCGCCCGATTTGGTCAAGTTAACCCCAAGATACTATTTTGCTGCAATGGCTACACATTTAACGGAACCGTACATCATCTAGAAAAACACAATGCAGACATTGTTGCGGCGATTCCAAGTATTCAAAATGTATGTCAGATTGAATACTTACAACAACGAAATGCAAAGACCGACGAATTTAACGACAGTTTTTCTGATTGGCATGCCATCTTAAATCGATATAACGGCAAAGGATTAGAATATAATCGTGGTAATTTTAATGACCCATTATTTATTCTTTATTCATCCGGGACGACCGGAAAACCTAAGTGTATCGTCCATTCGATTGGCGGCACACTGTTAAACCATCTCAAAGAACATCAGTTACATTGTGATATTCATCCGGAAGACAAAATATTCTATTACACCAGTTGTGGCTGGATGATGTGGAATTGGCATGTATCAGCGCTAGCCAGTGGAGCCACTCTGGTTATTTTTGACGGTAGCCCTTTCTATCCTCAACCTCAAGCCTTATGGCAGATTGCAGAAGAAGTCGGCGTGTCACTATTCGGAACGTCGGCACGATACCTCTCCGAACTACAAAGAAAGCAGTTTTATCCTGCCGATTACTACTCGCTCAACGCGCTAAAAACCCTTTGTTCAACTGGTTCTCCACTCTATGATGAGCAATTTGATTTTGTCTATGAACACATAAAAGGCGATTTGTTGCTGTCTTCAATGTCTGGCGGAACCGATATCTGTGGTTGCTTTGTCATGGGTAATCCTATAGCGCCCGTTTACCGCGGAGAATGTCAGTGTATCGGGCTCGGTTTGGATGTCACCGCCTTCGATAATAATGGTACTCCCGTGATTCAAGAGCATGGCGAATTAGTGTGCCGAAATAGTTTTCCCAACCAACCCATTGGCTTTTGGCAAGATAAAGGCGAAGCCTATTATAACGCTTATTGGCAGCGATTTCCTGGGGTTTGGCACCATGGTGATGAAATCGAGTTAACCTCACAAAATGGGGTGATTTTCCATGGCCGCAGTGACACTATGATCAATCCTCGTGGAGTTCGAGTGGGAACCGCAGAGATTTATTGTGAATTAAGACAATTTGAAGAGCTTGTTGATGCTATCGCCGTAGGGAAAAAAGAGCAGCAGGATGAAGTTATCCTACTGTTTGTGCAGTTAGATCCACAATTTACGTTAACTAATCAACTCAAAACGAGAATTTGCGAGCAACTAAAGACAAACCGCTCCCCTTACCATGTACCACAACACATCATTGCCGTACCAGCAATCCCCAAAACACACTCAGGAAAATTGGTAGAAAAGGCAGTCAAACAAGCTATCGCGGGTACCGATATCGACAATCTCAGTGCCATCGCTAACCCAGAGGCGTTAACCGAACTAATGAAAGCGTATCAAGCGAATTAGAAAATAAAAAGAGACCGACAAATATCGGTCTCTTTTTGATTTTGTGTTATTTAATTTTATTTCTAATGTCAATTCGACTAATAGCGCATAATCGGACTGCTATAACGACCTAGCCTGGTTGTTAGTGACAAATTAGATAAACCACAACAATGGTTCCATCGACTTTGTTAAGGCCAGATTATAAATAACCTTCAATAATTACGCAATTAAATTAATTAAATACTCAATTTACGATTTGGAAATCAAGTTATAAATTGTGTTTCTTAAGTGTGATTTGAAAAGTATTCCCTTTCAAATCATGATCTAAAAGAGCAACATTGCCATGGTGTAATTTTGCGATATCTCGAGTGATTGACATCCCCAATCCTGCTCCGTCGCCACGTTCAGAATTTGCTCGGTAAAAATTATCAAATAACTTATCCCTAACCTCTTGCTCAATAGGTTTGCCTGAATCACTCACGTTCACAATGAAATGATCATCCGATTCAGTTAATACCACACTAATAGCGGTACGTTTTCCAGAGTAACGAATCGCGTTATCCAGTAAATTTAAAAACAGTACTCGTAACAAAGCCGGATCCCCCATAATAACGGCAGGGTTTGCGTCCAAAGAAAGTTCTTGATCTTGCTTTAGTGCCATAGGGGCGATTTCTGCTAAAACAGATTGCAGAAACTCCGCTAACTCAATTTTCACAAACTGTAGTGATTTGACACTTTCAACCCGAGCTAACATCAATAATTGCTGAATCAAACGGTCTGTACGATCAATGCCAGCAAGTATGTGATTGAGAGAAGTGGTCAACTGCTCTTTCGTTGGCGCGTCAAACGCATTTTCTGCATTCAGTCGTAAAATAGTTAATGGCGTTTTAAGTTCATGCGCAGCCATTCTGGTAAACCGCTTTTCACGTTGCCAAGCTTCGTCTAGTTCTCCCAGCAATGTATTCAATGCAGCCACCAGCGGGGTTAATTCCGTCGTCGGGTGCTGGACATAAATCTTGTCCAACTTATTAATATTACGCTGGCTTATTGCACTGCGCAGTTCGGTAATCGGTTTAAAATTACGCTCAATCAATAGAGCCATCACTATCCCCAAGCAGGGAATCAATATTAACTGTGGCAAGGCCGTCGATAAGGCCAATTCATTGATCATTTCGTGGCGAATAGAGAGTTTTTCGGCGGTCACTACATAGTCATCAGAGTCCGGCATACGCAGCTGAAAAAATCGCCAAGTTTTACCGATATGTGAAACATAACCATAGCCATAATAATCTGGATTATGGTTAATCGCCGTCATCGATGGTATTGAACTCCAGAGCATCTTACCGTCACGGTAATATTGAATGAGAATATTTCGTTCATAAGGATGACCATAATCGGTAGGACCTTCACCGCCTTGTGAATCGGCTTGTTGGCTAAGTTGAGCCATCCAGTTTGATAACTGTTTTTTAGCCACTTTGTCATCCAAATTGTTGATCACGCTAGGTACGCTTAACAAAGCCATTTTCGCCGATTGCCCGAGACGAGCATCATAGACTTCACGAATTTCATGTCTTGATTCGAAGTAACTGAAGATAAGCGAAATTAAAATTAAGCACGTAGATAAAAGCACGACTGACCAAGTCAGGCGTTTTTTCATTGAAAAGACTTTATGCGCGTTATTTTTCAATGATATACCCTACTCCACGAATATTTTTGATGATATCTAGCGGCATTTTCTTGCGCAGATTATGAATATGAACTTCGATGGCATTATCACTGCCACCATCATCCCAGCCATGTAAGGCTTGTTGTAATTGATCTTTACTTAGCACTCTACCTGCAGAAGTCATGAGTGTCGCGAGCAACTTAAATTCTTTGTTGGTCAGTTTGAGCTTTTCGCCTTGAAATATCGCCGACTGCGTCGCTAACGACAGGGAAAATTCGCCGATAGACAACACCTCTTCACAATAGCCATTTTGCCGCCTGATCAATACACGCAAACGTGCTAATAATTCATCTAAGATAAAAGGCTTAACAAGGTAATCATCTGCACCGCCATCAAGCCCTTTCACTCGGTCTTGAATATCGTCACGCGCCGTCAGGATCAATACAGGAACGGTAAAACCTGCCTGTCTAACGCGACGTAGCACTTCAAGCCCATCGATATCGGGCAAAGTAAGATCCAGTACGATGATGGCAAATTGTTCCGTTTTGAGTGCAACGTCAACGCCACTTCCGCGTTCAAGCCAATCAACAGTGTAGCCATGACGGCGCAATGTTTCCGCCATGGATTCCCCTAATAACACATCATCTTCGACCAATAGTAATCGCATTACGACTTCAGTTCTCCCAATTTGGCGGCGATTTCAACTCTTCGTCCAGCATCAGCGACAGGACGATTAGGTCGTGGCGCCGCTTTTTGCGCTTTTTTCAGATACTGTATCGCTTCCTTGTCGCGGCCTTCCTCTGCCAAAAAGTCGCCATAAAAGTAATTAGGATCAATACCATTAGGATTGATTTCTAATGCTTTTAATAACATAGTTTCAGCCATGTCGTCATCACCAAATCCAACAGGCCATCCCGGTACTTTATAATATAGTGAACCTAAGCTGGTATACGCCGATCCGTCTAACGTATTTGGCGCCTCTTTAATTACTTCTTCAAGTAACACTTTGGCCTT
It encodes:
- a CDS encoding SH3 domain-containing protein, producing the protein MRKQLLLIAVLSAIGTTAATAAPCQQGQPCQTQPAQQQKAQPNHSQPGNGHANKATPKSNAGHKVTHQPKAKHHAAKKVAHAKPKGPHHPYQVRANALNVRANPRPGAPIIGHLKRGEHVQVLKVANGWAEIYFDGHYQWVSANFIVKLP
- a CDS encoding aspartate kinase codes for the protein MSFTVEKIGGTSMSAFDAVLDNIFLKPSNPYHRVFVVSAYSGMTNALLECKKTGKPGIYQMVANGDENWQDAMYQLEQRMLLINENLFADPMVRIQADKFLRARVADAIECIHSLLQTCEFGQFSLRQYLPQIREFLSSLGEAHSAYNTVQKLQSLNINARFIDLSGWNQGQSESLDKVILKAFANIDLSNELPIVTGYAHCQEGLMQTYDRGYSEMTFSRIAALMGASEAIIHKEYHLSSADPCIVGPEHVRPMGQTNYDVADQLANLGMEAIHPNAAAGLRQKGIDLRIKNTFEPDHPGTLIADRFRTDDEQVEIIAGRDKVFALHLFDQSMVGKTDSVSYDVMEIISDEKVRLMGNEMNANSMTYFLSGSTPALNRVLARTKQYCPNAKTSGRMVALISAIGAYMNTNATLSCGMQALMEVGIDPMAAYSSMRNVNVQYVVEDNDYHSAICALHKRLIGSGTKKKSPTVQAA
- a CDS encoding ectoine synthase; the encoded protein is MIVRTLQECEQSERRVVAETWESTRMILKEDQMGFSFHITTIYKGTDTHIHYKNHLESVYCMSGEGEIEVVGGKRYPIKPGTLYVLDKHDEHYLRAHKKGDMVMACVFNPPLTGAETHDKDGVYPLVD
- the ectB gene encoding diaminobutyrate--2-oxoglutarate transaminase — its product is MDIFTQKESNVQSYANNFPVVFSTAKGSHLYTKEGDAYLDFLAGAGSLNYGHNNDILKQALLEYIEQDGLTHGLDMHSDAKAQFLLAMQRYIFAPRRLDYKVQFTGPTGTNAVEAAIKLARKVTGRTNIVSFTNGFHGCSLGALAVTGNQHHRGGAGMSLNGVTRIPYEGYADTDGLSLFSAMLDDNSSGLDKPAGVIVEVVQGEGGLNAASPQWLRRLSDICKQHDILLIVDDIQAGCGRTGTFFSFEPAEIKPDIVTLSKSIGGYGLPLAVVLYKPQYDVWKPGEHNGTFRGNNHAFVTAAKALETYWADDKFAQHIDQRASQVTQCIEKVSQQYSSLFNGVKGRGLMQGIECLDGDVAHQITQECFHQGMVIETAGPDDEVIKFFCPLTITASELDKGLAIFKSAVDKVAPRLIKQAS
- the ectA gene encoding diaminobutyrate acetyltransferase, with product MITTSPWVAYPKTMHNVQQSWTFRTPERSDGHAIHTLIAQCSPLDENSAYCNFLQSTHFRKTCVMAEYRGQVAGFISAYRKPDQPDELFIWQVAVHPKARGKGLAFDMLNELLNRETLHDITAIETTITRDNQGSWSLFKKLERAHGQQGEVTTFLDQTRHFCGEHDTEYLFRIPLNSRKQQ
- a CDS encoding 4a-hydroxytetrahydrobiopterin dehydratase is translated as MLSELKCVPCYGKGETALSVQEQQEYLSQLNGWQITYTDEQPCLEKIFTFNGYKQAWRFCDQVAGLADQQNHHPAILLEWGKVVVTWWTHSVHGLHTNDFICAAKTDALRDKL
- the phhA gene encoding phenylalanine 4-monooxygenase; this encodes MTTYHSKPIDSDGKMTWTHEEVSVWRYLIERQSKLLPERACTAYLDGLDLLQLSSAMPPQLADINRVLKSATGWSVTPVPALIDFKRFFSLLAHQQFPIATFMRRRDEIDYLQEPDFFHEVFGHCAMLTNPDFAHFTHWCGQSGIKLNDKQRVFLARLYWFTVEFGLIKEAGELRIYGGGILSSPKETLYSLESSEAVRRSFNLLDILRTPYRIDIVQPVYYYLDSIAQLYQLSDIDLVTAINQAEALGLFKPLFTKKVC
- a CDS encoding acetoacetate--CoA ligase, with translation MSKASPIWTPSQDRVEQSLLYDFMQMVSQRENRSFSSYDELYQWSITESKKFWLSLWEYCDIIGNQGECITGDNIVSERDFFPALDTTWFPQARLNYAENCLSYAFRSPEGTAIWFRNEGGQTQTYTWQNLEDQISKIQQWLLQNGVNAGDVVAGYLPYIPQSVIAMLATASLGAIWTSVSPDLGVEAVTARFGQVNPKILFCCNGYTFNGTVHHLEKHNADIVAAIPSIQNVCQIEYLQQRNAKTDEFNDSFSDWHAILNRYNGKGLEYNRGNFNDPLFILYSSGTTGKPKCIVHSIGGTLLNHLKEHQLHCDIHPEDKIFYYTSCGWMMWNWHVSALASGATLVIFDGSPFYPQPQALWQIAEEVGVSLFGTSARYLSELQRKQFYPADYYSLNALKTLCSTGSPLYDEQFDFVYEHIKGDLLLSSMSGGTDICGCFVMGNPIAPVYRGECQCIGLGLDVTAFDNNGTPVIQEHGELVCRNSFPNQPIGFWQDKGEAYYNAYWQRFPGVWHHGDEIELTSQNGVIFHGRSDTMINPRGVRVGTAEIYCELRQFEELVDAIAVGKKEQQDEVILLFVQLDPQFTLTNQLKTRICEQLKTNRSPYHVPQHIIAVPAIPKTHSGKLVEKAVKQAIAGTDIDNLSAIANPEALTELMKAYQAN
- a CDS encoding ATP-binding protein is translated as MKKRLTWSVVLLSTCLILISLIFSYFESRHEIREVYDARLGQSAKMALLSVPSVINNLDDKVAKKQLSNWMAQLSQQADSQGGEGPTDYGHPYERNILIQYYRDGKMLWSSIPSMTAINHNPDYYGYGYVSHIGKTWRFFQLRMPDSDDYVVTAEKLSIRHEMINELALSTALPQLILIPCLGIVMALLIERNFKPITELRSAISQRNINKLDKIYVQHPTTELTPLVAALNTLLGELDEAWQREKRFTRMAAHELKTPLTILRLNAENAFDAPTKEQLTTSLNHILAGIDRTDRLIQQLLMLARVESVKSLQFVKIELAEFLQSVLAEIAPMALKQDQELSLDANPAVIMGDPALLRVLFLNLLDNAIRYSGKRTAISVVLTESDDHFIVNVSDSGKPIEQEVRDKLFDNFYRANSERGDGAGLGMSITRDIAKLHHGNVALLDHDLKGNTFQITLKKHNL
- a CDS encoding response regulator, giving the protein MRLLLVEDDVLLGESMAETLRRHGYTVDWLERGSGVDVALKTEQFAIIVLDLTLPDIDGLEVLRRVRQAGFTVPVLILTARDDIQDRVKGLDGGADDYLVKPFILDELLARLRVLIRRQNGYCEEVLSIGEFSLSLATQSAIFQGEKLKLTNKEFKLLATLMTSAGRVLSKDQLQQALHGWDDGGSDNAIEVHIHNLRKKMPLDIIKNIRGVGYIIEK
- a CDS encoding tetratricopeptide repeat protein, whose protein sequence is MSKYRYWPLAVLGGVLSAGVWANGADPLDTIQHKWAKCQYQVEDKDNQIYCFENLIARNQKALDADPKRHELKVWLAISESSLAGAKGGLGALSLVKKAKVLLEEVIKEAPNTLDGSAYTSLGSLYYKVPGWPVGFGDDDMAETMLLKALEINPNGIDPNYFYGDFLAEEGRDKEAIQYLKKAQKAAPRPNRPVADAGRRVEIAAKLGELKS